The following proteins are co-located in the Pedobacter sp. FW305-3-2-15-E-R2A2 genome:
- a CDS encoding DUF1543 domain-containing protein, protein MFFSIADSLKDLKQEILDFWPEAGEKIHVDAWREVTEVNGYQIQVVAKGSISNQTNNLFFINLGGYKPGVFDEPHYKMLIVATDKASAIQQAKQTAFYKHTGFEGAASHIDDKYGVDVDDAFEIVDVLSEELRLQYDLKIELHEGQQKDEINLGYLKFNKI, encoded by the coding sequence ATGTTTTTTTCAATCGCGGATTCATTAAAGGATTTGAAACAGGAGATTCTTGATTTCTGGCCTGAGGCGGGGGAGAAAATCCATGTAGATGCCTGGCGTGAAGTGACCGAAGTAAATGGTTACCAAATACAGGTGGTAGCTAAAGGAAGCATTTCCAATCAAACAAACAACTTATTCTTTATAAATTTAGGAGGGTATAAGCCTGGTGTGTTTGATGAACCACATTATAAGATGCTGATTGTTGCTACAGATAAGGCTTCAGCCATTCAGCAGGCAAAACAAACGGCATTTTATAAACATACTGGTTTTGAAGGCGCAGCTTCTCATATTGATGATAAATATGGAGTAGATGTAGATGATGCTTTTGAAATCGTTGATGTCCTTTCGGAAGAACTTAGACTTCAGTATGACCTGAAGATTGAGCTTCACGAAGGACAACAAAAAGATGAGATCAATCTTGGTTATCTGAAATTTAATAAAATATAA
- a CDS encoding low molecular weight protein-tyrosine-phosphatase: protein MKILMVCLGNICRSPLAEGIMRHLVDEQELGWEIASAGTGDWHVNEPADKRSISVARKFGYDISKQRARHFNKNYFDEFDLILVMDQNNLKDVLKLAGEQEHREKVSLFLPEDLEVADPYFDERLFEPVFLQIEERCKQLIEEIKANH, encoded by the coding sequence ATGAAAATTCTAATGGTTTGTTTGGGCAATATCTGCCGCTCTCCATTGGCAGAAGGGATCATGCGTCATTTAGTTGATGAACAGGAATTGGGTTGGGAGATCGCTTCTGCCGGTACAGGAGACTGGCATGTGAATGAGCCCGCCGACAAAAGAAGTATTTCTGTTGCCCGGAAATTCGGTTATGATATTTCTAAACAAAGAGCCAGACACTTTAACAAAAATTATTTTGATGAATTTGACCTGATTCTGGTGATGGATCAGAATAATTTAAAAGATGTACTTAAACTGGCCGGAGAACAGGAACACCGCGAGAAAGTGTCTCTGTTCCTGCCAGAAGATCTTGAAGTTGCTGACCCTTATTTTGATGAACGACTTTTTGAGCCTGTATTTCTACAAATTGAAGAACGCTGTAAACAACTAATCGAGGAGATCAAAGCCAATCATTAA
- a CDS encoding cyanophycinase, whose amino-acid sequence MTPKGKLIIIGGAINTGSFTETTFGLPQNMNFFERGILKKITTESLKGTASRFEIITTASLVPERVGEEYIKAFAQLDVHDVGVLNINSREQANSEENSDRVKAADVIVFTGGDQLRLSSIFGGTAIHQILLDKYQDEPVVIAGTSAGAAASSKNMIYQGSSKDALLKGEVKITGGLGFIDGVIVDTHFVQRGRIGRLLYATASNPGILGIGLGEDTGLYISNGNIMEAIGSGMVILVDGRNMADTNLTDVDMGQPVSINNMTVHVMCDGDIYDLTAHKLTIHHPKVVPID is encoded by the coding sequence ATGACTCCAAAGGGTAAACTAATAATTATAGGTGGTGCAATTAATACAGGAAGTTTCACAGAGACAACTTTCGGATTGCCCCAGAATATGAACTTTTTTGAAAGAGGTATTTTAAAGAAAATTACGACGGAATCATTAAAGGGAACGGCATCTCGTTTCGAGATCATTACTACAGCCTCCCTGGTTCCGGAAAGGGTTGGAGAAGAGTATATCAAAGCATTCGCCCAGCTGGATGTCCATGATGTAGGAGTTTTAAATATCAATAGCCGTGAGCAGGCGAATTCTGAAGAAAACAGCGATCGTGTAAAGGCGGCAGATGTCATCGTTTTTACCGGTGGTGATCAACTGCGTTTGTCGTCCATATTTGGTGGTACCGCTATTCATCAGATTCTTTTGGATAAATACCAGGATGAACCGGTTGTGATTGCCGGGACTTCTGCCGGGGCTGCTGCCAGTTCTAAAAATATGATCTATCAGGGAAGCAGTAAGGACGCTTTGCTCAAAGGGGAAGTTAAAATTACAGGTGGGCTGGGCTTTATTGATGGCGTGATTGTAGATACCCATTTTGTACAACGCGGTAGGATAGGACGGCTTTTATATGCTACGGCAAGTAATCCTGGAATTCTTGGGATTGGGCTTGGCGAAGATACAGGGTTGTACATTTCGAACGGTAACATTATGGAAGCCATAGGTTCCGGAATGGTGATCCTGGTGGATGGCAGAAATATGGCCGATACGAACCTTACTGATGTAGATATGGGGCAACCCGTTTCTATTAACAATATGACCGTTCATGTGATGTGTGATGGCGATATTTATGACCTTACGGCACATAAACTAACCATTCATCATCCAAAGGTTGTTCCAATAGATTAA
- a CDS encoding isoaspartyl peptidase/L-asparaginase has protein sequence MKIIIHGGFFSESGTNQETKKAKQDALSAIVSQSHAYLQIHTALETVIYAVSLLEDNELFNAGLGSQIQSDGKIRLSASLMDGKSQKFSGVINIENVRNPIQVAGQLLSYDDKVLSGEGALKFARDRNFNFFDPIIPQRQQEYEQKLAQSSRIGTVGCVALDADGNLAAATSTGGKGFEIPCRVSDSATVAGNFANEHAGISCTGVGEDIVSTALAAKIVTRVTDGFTLKDASDKSFAELKTFDGFAGVIGISSKGEVYHTDSHPYMVWASFDGSLQVFN, from the coding sequence ATGAAAATAATCATTCACGGTGGATTTTTTAGTGAGTCCGGAACCAATCAGGAGACTAAAAAGGCAAAACAAGATGCCTTATCGGCAATCGTGAGCCAATCTCATGCCTATTTACAGATACATACTGCATTAGAGACTGTTATTTATGCAGTTAGTCTGCTGGAAGATAATGAATTATTTAACGCCGGACTGGGATCTCAGATTCAAAGTGATGGGAAGATACGGCTAAGTGCTTCATTGATGGATGGTAAAAGTCAGAAATTTAGCGGCGTAATCAATATTGAAAATGTCAGAAACCCAATTCAGGTTGCCGGGCAGCTGCTGAGCTATGACGATAAAGTCCTTAGTGGAGAGGGAGCTTTAAAGTTTGCGCGTGACCGTAACTTTAACTTTTTCGACCCGATTATTCCACAGAGACAACAGGAATACGAACAGAAATTGGCTCAGTCCAGCAGGATAGGCACTGTTGGCTGTGTTGCGCTGGATGCGGATGGAAACCTGGCTGCAGCAACTTCCACCGGAGGAAAAGGATTTGAAATTCCTTGTCGCGTGAGCGATTCCGCTACAGTTGCAGGAAATTTTGCAAACGAACATGCAGGTATTTCCTGTACCGGAGTTGGTGAAGATATTGTAAGTACGGCGCTTGCTGCAAAGATTGTAACCCGTGTTACAGATGGATTTACATTAAAAGATGCAAGTGATAAATCCTTCGCGGAATTAAAAACTTTTGATGGTTTTGCAGGGGTAATCGGAATCTCTTCTAAAGGGGAGGTTTATCATACTGACTCCCATCCATATATGGTCTGGGCTTCTTTTGACGGTAGTTTACAGGTGTTTAACTAA
- a CDS encoding SPFH domain-containing protein encodes MDYTSYIFVFIVLVVLVSSFVTVKQGTIAVITIFGKYRRLLRPGLSLKIPLVENIHSRISIQNRSVELSFQAVTQDQANVYFKAMLLYSVLNHDEETIKNVAFKFVDSTNLMQALIRTIEGSIRAYVATQRQANVLAQRNEIVDHVKHQIDQVLESWGYHLQDLQLNDITFDEEIMRSMSRVVASNNLKAAAENEGQALLITKTKGAEADGNAIKIAAAAEREAAQLRGQGIALFRAEVAHGMTKAAQEMEEANLDISVILFTMWTESIKHFAENSDGNVVFLDGSTEGMNKTMKEMMAMQIQKNRDDKPAK; translated from the coding sequence ATGGACTATACATCTTACATTTTCGTATTCATTGTTCTTGTTGTTCTGGTCAGTTCTTTTGTCACGGTAAAACAGGGAACGATCGCCGTGATCACCATCTTTGGTAAATACCGGCGCCTGCTAAGACCGGGACTTAGCTTAAAGATTCCCTTGGTGGAAAACATTCATTCCAGAATTTCGATTCAGAATCGCTCTGTGGAACTTTCTTTCCAGGCCGTAACACAGGATCAGGCAAACGTGTATTTCAAGGCCATGCTGCTTTATTCAGTACTTAACCATGATGAAGAAACCATTAAGAATGTCGCTTTTAAGTTTGTAGACTCTACCAACCTGATGCAGGCCTTGATCCGTACGATTGAAGGATCGATTCGCGCCTATGTAGCGACTCAGCGTCAGGCCAATGTTTTGGCGCAAAGAAATGAAATCGTTGACCATGTAAAGCATCAGATTGATCAGGTACTGGAAAGTTGGGGTTATCACCTTCAGGATTTGCAGTTGAACGACATCACCTTTGATGAGGAGATCATGCGTTCCATGAGCAGAGTGGTGGCCTCAAACAATTTAAAAGCCGCAGCAGAGAATGAAGGTCAGGCCTTATTGATCACTAAAACAAAGGGAGCGGAAGCTGATGGTAATGCCATTAAAATTGCCGCAGCTGCAGAAAGAGAAGCAGCCCAGTTGCGCGGCCAGGGGATTGCCTTATTCCGCGCAGAAGTTGCACACGGCATGACTAAAGCAGCGCAAGAAATGGAGGAAGCGAACCTTGATATTTCCGTGATCCTCTTCACGATGTGGACAGAATCTATTAAACATTTTGCGGAGAACAGCGATGGCAATGTGGTATTCCTTGATGGTTCTACAGAGGGAATGAATAAGACCATGAAAGAAATGATGGCCATGCAAATTCAGAAGAACCGGGACGATAAGCCTGCAAAATAA
- a CDS encoding carboxy terminal-processing peptidase produces MLKRTLLVAFTAAVLACQASPKPQQLVKGVSNIVPDERQALVVKEVVGLIENYNYKKIKLNDSISSLILDKYIKDLDPYKYYFLASDIKDFEQFRNSLDDDFRNGDLSAPFYIFNVYLKRYNEWLTYTLSQVKTKYDFTQDDAYVFDREKMPWISSVAELNDVWKKKVKYDLVNLKIAGTTPAKNVETLTKRYESLKSQAAKVNNQDVFQTIMDAFTETIDPHTNYFNPANAQQFNEDMARSFEGIGARLRQENDILKIEEIIPGGPAFKSKLLSAGDRIVGVAQGAGEFEDIIGWRIDNSVAKIKGPKGTKVRLKIIPVGRDLSSKPVIIELTRERIVMEDQSAKKSVKTIQSDGKSYKIGIIRVPAFYADFKAANAGDPNYKSTTRDVKLLIDTLKNKDKVDAIVMDLRANGGGSLVEAIDLTGLFIDKGPVVQVKDIKNSVEVSEDTNAGVAWSGPFGVMVDRLSASASEIFAGAIQDYGRGIIMGTQTYGKGTVQSSIDLNRLVNPSILQRIAALVSKDAKTTIKTVDGKNGAPVQLGQINLTMAKFYRVTGSSTQHKGVMPDIQFPSLYPLNKIGEDTEPSALPWDEVQRSNFKVVADLNPLKPELMKLHQARMANSLDYKTLEQDIADVKKREGEVSVTLNETKLKAERDSLEMKSLARINQLRVAKGLAPVKKGDKIKKEENFDFIEDESLQIMADLMRFTNPNKAELVKVKGGFN; encoded by the coding sequence ATGTTAAAAAGAACGTTACTGGTGGCCTTTACTGCGGCTGTACTTGCGTGCCAGGCTTCCCCAAAGCCACAACAATTAGTGAAGGGGGTAAGCAATATTGTGCCGGACGAAAGACAGGCTCTAGTAGTTAAAGAGGTTGTGGGACTGATCGAAAACTACAATTATAAAAAAATAAAGCTCAATGACTCTATTTCTTCATTGATTCTGGATAAATACATAAAGGACCTTGATCCTTACAAGTACTATTTCCTGGCTTCTGATATTAAAGATTTTGAGCAATTTAGAAATTCATTAGATGATGACTTCAGAAATGGTGATCTAAGTGCACCTTTCTACATTTTTAATGTATATCTAAAACGATATAATGAATGGCTTACTTATACACTTTCACAGGTAAAGACTAAGTATGATTTTACTCAGGATGATGCTTATGTGTTTGACAGGGAGAAAATGCCATGGATCAGCTCTGTTGCAGAACTTAATGATGTTTGGAAAAAGAAGGTGAAATACGACCTTGTTAACCTGAAAATTGCGGGAACAACTCCGGCAAAAAACGTGGAAACGCTAACTAAAAGATACGAGAGCTTAAAATCACAGGCGGCAAAAGTAAATAATCAGGATGTATTTCAGACGATTATGGATGCTTTTACAGAAACCATTGATCCTCATACCAACTACTTTAATCCGGCAAATGCGCAACAGTTTAATGAAGATATGGCCCGTTCATTTGAGGGAATTGGTGCAAGACTGAGACAAGAGAATGATATTCTTAAAATTGAAGAAATCATTCCGGGTGGACCTGCTTTCAAAAGTAAGCTTTTAAGTGCCGGCGACAGGATTGTGGGGGTAGCGCAAGGTGCTGGTGAATTTGAAGACATCATCGGATGGAGAATTGACAATTCCGTTGCTAAGATAAAAGGACCTAAAGGAACTAAAGTAAGATTGAAAATTATCCCGGTAGGGCGTGATCTATCTTCTAAGCCTGTCATCATAGAATTGACAAGGGAACGGATTGTGATGGAAGACCAGTCTGCCAAAAAATCGGTAAAAACAATTCAGTCGGATGGCAAATCTTATAAAATTGGAATTATTAGAGTTCCTGCTTTTTATGCAGATTTTAAAGCAGCCAATGCTGGTGATCCCAACTATAAAAGCACGACCCGTGATGTGAAGCTACTGATTGATACCTTAAAGAATAAAGATAAAGTAGATGCGATTGTAATGGACTTACGTGCCAATGGTGGTGGTTCATTGGTAGAAGCAATCGATCTGACGGGTTTATTTATTGATAAAGGACCGGTAGTACAGGTCAAAGATATTAAGAACAGTGTTGAGGTGAGTGAGGATACCAACGCAGGTGTTGCCTGGAGCGGTCCTTTTGGAGTGATGGTAGATCGTTTGAGTGCTTCTGCTTCTGAGATCTTTGCAGGTGCTATTCAGGATTATGGAAGAGGAATAATCATGGGAACACAGACTTATGGTAAAGGAACTGTGCAATCCTCAATAGACCTAAACAGACTGGTAAACCCTTCTATTTTACAAAGAATTGCTGCTTTAGTCAGCAAGGACGCGAAGACAACAATTAAAACCGTTGACGGCAAAAATGGTGCGCCTGTTCAGTTGGGACAGATCAACTTAACGATGGCTAAATTTTATCGTGTAACCGGAAGCAGTACGCAACATAAAGGGGTAATGCCTGATATTCAGTTCCCTTCGCTTTACCCTTTGAATAAAATTGGAGAAGATACCGAGCCTTCGGCCTTGCCTTGGGATGAAGTACAACGATCTAATTTTAAAGTGGTAGCGGATCTGAATCCATTGAAACCGGAATTGATGAAACTCCATCAGGCAAGAATGGCGAATTCATTAGATTATAAAACATTGGAACAAGATATTGCTGATGTTAAAAAACGTGAAGGAGAAGTATCAGTAACGTTAAATGAAACGAAATTGAAAGCCGAACGTGATAGCCTGGAGATGAAATCTCTTGCCAGAATTAATCAGCTAAGGGTAGCTAAAGGTTTGGCTCCTGTAAAAAAAGGAGATAAGATCAAGAAAGAAGAAAACTTTGATTTCATTGAAGATGAAAGCTTACAGATAATGGCAGATTTAATGAGATTTACCAATCCCAATAAAGCAGAATTGGTGAAAGTGAAAGGCGGATTTAACTAA
- the cphA gene encoding cyanophycin synthetase: protein MKILGIQVLRGPNIWSINRKKLIQMRLDLEEMEQNPTNVIDGFAERIEKLIPSLYTHRCSKGAPGGFLMRIQEGTWMGHVIEHIALEIQTLAGMDTGFGRTRQTKTDGIYNVVFSYLEEKAGLYAAEASVRIAEALINGTDYDLEHDIHRMRELRELERLGPSTGSIVNEAISRHIPWIRLNKSSLVQLGYGKNQVRFRATMTEKTNSIAVDIACNKDETKRLLQDSAIPVAKGVTISDPNDLSDAIKKVGYPLVFKPLDGNHGKGATINVKTDEAAKEAFEYAQNYSRKVIIERFINGYDFRILVIDHKMVAAALRVPAHVTGNGQLTIQQLIDKENTDPRRGYGHENVLTEITVDRDTLDLLAKKEYTLETIPSQGEIVYLKSTANLSTGGTSIDVTDLVHPQNVFISERISRVIGLDICGIDIMAENLTQPLTENGGVVLEVNAAPGFRMHLAPSEGLPRNVAAPVIDMLYPPGKSAIIPIIAVTGTNGKTTTTRLIAHIVKSNGTRVGFTTSDGIYVQNTMLMKGDTTGPVSSEFILRDPTVEFAVLETARGGILRAGLGFNRCDIGVITNIQADHLGISDIHTLDDLARVKGVVIGAVKRSGWGVLNADNKYCIKIAANADCNVAYFSMDENNPVIVEHCKKGGIAAIYENGYITIKKGDWKIRVEKVTHVPLTFGGSVDFMIQNVLAATLATFLWGYKIEDIRMSLETFIPSAAQTPGRMNTFKFKEFQIMVDFAHNPDGYSGIKSYLKTIEATEHVGVISATGDRRDSDIRETAKIAAQMFNKIIICQEKYLRGRNQQELIDLQIEAIREINPDMDIIINNSGDDCLKYIIATARSGSFITILSDTIDQAIIKVSDYLDKEFGM from the coding sequence ATGAAAATATTAGGCATACAGGTGCTACGCGGACCAAATATATGGTCTATCAACAGAAAAAAGTTAATTCAAATGCGCCTTGACCTGGAGGAGATGGAGCAAAATCCAACCAATGTAATTGATGGATTTGCAGAAAGGATTGAAAAGTTAATACCAAGTCTATATACGCATCGTTGTTCAAAAGGTGCACCCGGAGGATTTCTGATGAGGATACAGGAAGGCACCTGGATGGGACATGTAATCGAACATATCGCATTAGAAATTCAAACCCTTGCAGGAATGGATACCGGCTTTGGCAGGACACGGCAAACGAAAACTGACGGCATTTATAATGTCGTATTCAGCTATCTGGAAGAAAAAGCAGGACTTTATGCCGCCGAAGCTTCGGTAAGGATTGCAGAAGCACTCATCAATGGAACGGATTATGATCTGGAACATGACATTCACCGCATGCGCGAGCTAAGAGAACTGGAGCGCCTTGGTCCAAGTACGGGCTCTATCGTTAATGAAGCCATTTCGAGACACATTCCATGGATCCGGTTGAACAAAAGTTCACTGGTACAACTGGGATATGGAAAGAATCAAGTCCGCTTCCGTGCGACGATGACTGAGAAAACAAATTCAATCGCAGTGGACATTGCCTGCAATAAGGATGAAACAAAGAGACTTTTGCAGGACTCTGCCATCCCCGTTGCAAAAGGCGTAACCATATCCGATCCTAATGACCTTTCCGACGCCATTAAAAAAGTAGGGTATCCACTGGTATTTAAGCCACTTGATGGAAATCATGGAAAAGGAGCGACCATCAATGTAAAAACGGATGAAGCAGCTAAAGAAGCCTTTGAATATGCACAAAACTATTCCCGAAAAGTCATCATTGAACGCTTCATTAACGGCTATGACTTTAGAATCCTGGTAATTGATCATAAAATGGTTGCTGCAGCGCTTCGTGTTCCTGCACATGTGACCGGAAATGGCCAACTGACGATTCAGCAACTCATTGACAAAGAAAATACAGATCCCAGACGAGGCTATGGCCATGAGAACGTATTAACGGAAATCACCGTAGACCGCGACACACTGGATCTTCTGGCAAAAAAAGAATATACACTGGAAACCATCCCTTCGCAAGGGGAGATTGTTTACCTGAAATCTACGGCAAATTTAAGTACCGGAGGGACCTCTATTGATGTAACTGATCTTGTCCATCCACAAAATGTCTTTATCAGTGAGCGGATATCCAGAGTCATCGGACTAGACATCTGTGGTATCGATATCATGGCAGAAAATCTGACGCAGCCCTTAACCGAAAATGGAGGAGTCGTACTCGAAGTAAACGCAGCTCCCGGTTTTAGAATGCACCTGGCCCCAAGTGAAGGCCTTCCAAGAAACGTTGCTGCTCCGGTAATTGACATGCTTTACCCTCCTGGAAAATCTGCGATAATTCCAATTATCGCCGTAACAGGAACCAACGGAAAAACGACCACAACAAGGCTAATCGCCCATATTGTTAAAAGTAACGGAACCAGGGTTGGTTTTACCACATCAGATGGGATCTATGTACAGAATACCATGTTGATGAAAGGGGATACTACCGGTCCTGTGAGTTCAGAATTTATACTAAGAGATCCAACGGTAGAATTTGCCGTTCTGGAAACCGCAAGAGGCGGAATTCTGAGGGCCGGACTCGGCTTTAACAGATGCGATATAGGAGTTATTACTAATATTCAGGCCGACCATCTAGGCATCTCCGACATCCATACGCTTGACGATCTGGCCAGGGTAAAAGGAGTAGTTATTGGGGCGGTGAAAAGAAGTGGCTGGGGCGTTTTAAATGCAGATAATAAATACTGTATTAAAATTGCAGCCAATGCCGATTGTAATGTTGCCTACTTCAGTATGGATGAAAACAATCCTGTAATTGTGGAGCATTGTAAAAAAGGAGGAATAGCCGCCATTTATGAAAACGGCTATATCACGATCAAAAAAGGTGACTGGAAAATCAGGGTAGAGAAAGTAACTCATGTTCCATTGACCTTTGGCGGCAGTGTTGATTTTATGATTCAGAATGTACTGGCGGCAACACTAGCTACTTTCCTTTGGGGCTATAAGATTGAAGATATCCGCATGTCTTTAGAAACATTCATTCCTTCCGCAGCACAAACACCAGGCAGGATGAATACGTTCAAATTTAAGGAATTTCAAATCATGGTCGACTTTGCACATAATCCTGATGGGTATAGTGGCATTAAGTCGTATTTAAAGACTATTGAGGCAACAGAACATGTTGGTGTCATTTCTGCTACGGGCGACAGAAGGGATTCAGACATCAGAGAAACTGCAAAAATTGCCGCTCAAATGTTCAATAAGATTATTATCTGTCAGGAGAAATACCTTCGTGGCCGAAATCAACAAGAGCTAATTGACTTACAGATTGAAGCTATTCGTGAGATTAATCCGGATATGGATATTATCATTAACAATAGCGGAGATGATTGCCTGAAATATATTATTGCGACTGCTCGTTCAGGATCATTTATTACCATTTTAAGTGATACTATAGACCAAGCGATCATTAAGGTCTCCGATTATCTTGATAAAGAATTCGGAATGTAA
- a CDS encoding CapA family protein, translating into MKFSNTIALALSSVIFMFSCQRNSASVPQQIKKDSIQLSIKRDTLSTTDTISITAVGDMMLGSAFPDKANLPADDAINSFKEVDSFLKGDIIFGNLEGCLLDNGKSTKCSDPNSNSCFAFRMPERYAGIFKKAGFNLFSVANNHVGDFGKKGRTRTTEILDSLQINYAGLQSHPFKIFEKDSVKYAFCAFAPNENTVSINKIDSAKELVARLKKQVDIVIVSFHGGGEGAKFEHVPRKNEIFYKENRGNVYQFAHSVIDAGADIVIGHGPHVTRAVEVYKNKFIAYSLGNFCTYGMFSLKGPNGIAPLMQIKLNGKGDFLYADVVSVKQDKSTRLTLDESYSAFKKIKFLTDTDFPGHRLDFSENGHIELKNN; encoded by the coding sequence ATGAAATTCTCCAACACTATTGCCCTTGCACTTTCCTCGGTTATATTTATGTTCAGCTGTCAGAGAAACAGCGCAAGCGTTCCTCAGCAAATTAAAAAAGACAGTATCCAGCTCAGCATAAAAAGAGATACGCTTTCCACTACTGACACCATTTCTATCACTGCTGTCGGCGATATGATGTTGGGATCGGCATTCCCCGACAAAGCGAACCTTCCGGCCGATGATGCCATCAATAGTTTCAAAGAAGTAGATAGCTTTCTAAAAGGAGACATCATTTTCGGAAATCTGGAAGGTTGTTTACTCGACAATGGGAAATCCACTAAGTGCAGCGATCCTAACAGCAACAGCTGCTTCGCTTTCAGAATGCCGGAACGATATGCTGGTATCTTCAAAAAAGCAGGTTTTAACCTCTTCAGCGTGGCCAACAACCATGTGGGAGATTTTGGCAAAAAAGGCCGGACAAGAACCACCGAAATCCTGGATTCTCTTCAGATCAATTACGCAGGTCTTCAATCCCATCCTTTTAAAATTTTCGAAAAAGACAGCGTGAAATATGCATTCTGTGCTTTTGCACCGAATGAAAATACCGTTTCCATCAATAAGATCGATAGTGCAAAAGAATTGGTAGCAAGATTAAAAAAACAGGTAGATATCGTCATTGTCTCCTTTCATGGTGGTGGCGAGGGTGCAAAATTTGAGCATGTACCCCGAAAGAATGAAATTTTTTATAAAGAAAACAGAGGAAACGTTTACCAATTTGCCCATTCCGTAATTGATGCCGGAGCAGATATAGTGATTGGACACGGCCCTCATGTGACGAGAGCCGTAGAAGTTTATAAAAATAAATTTATTGCCTATAGCCTCGGTAATTTCTGCACTTATGGCATGTTCAGCTTAAAAGGCCCCAATGGAATTGCCCCCCTGATGCAGATTAAGCTCAATGGCAAAGGAGATTTTCTATATGCAGATGTCGTATCTGTAAAACAGGATAAATCAACGCGTCTGACTCTGGACGAAAGCTATAGTGCATTCAAAAAAATAAAATTCCTTACAGATACAGATTTTCCAGGTCATCGCCTTGATTTCTCAGAAAACGGACATATTGAATTAAAAAACAATTAA
- a CDS encoding S1/P1 nuclease: protein MKIKSINKSLKVALTLAVMAYLPLNASAWGMLGHRIVGQVAEAHLTNRALKGVKGVLGTESLAMASTWGDFIKSDTAYNYLYNWHFVNLPADLDKQGVFNFLDTDHGPNVYNKIPEMVSVLKNPQSTADQKRLAMRMLVHLVGDLNQPMHTARKEDLGGNKVYVTWFGEKSNLHKVWDEGLIDYQQLSYTEYTTAINHPSEGQLTEWKSSSLKDYVYGSYEACNKIYASTKPEDKLSYRYNFDFLELLNTQLLKGGVCLANIINDIYK from the coding sequence ATGAAAATCAAATCAATCAATAAATCACTAAAGGTTGCCTTAACTCTTGCGGTAATGGCCTACCTTCCACTAAATGCCAGTGCATGGGGAATGCTTGGCCACAGAATCGTTGGACAGGTTGCCGAGGCACACCTTACAAACAGGGCACTTAAGGGTGTTAAAGGAGTTTTAGGTACGGAAAGTCTGGCCATGGCGAGTACCTGGGGAGATTTCATTAAATCCGATACCGCCTACAATTATCTATACAACTGGCATTTTGTAAACCTTCCCGCTGACCTTGACAAACAAGGAGTTTTCAACTTCCTGGATACCGACCATGGTCCAAATGTTTACAACAAGATTCCTGAAATGGTATCTGTGCTGAAAAATCCTCAAAGTACTGCAGATCAGAAGAGACTGGCTATGCGCATGCTTGTCCATTTGGTTGGCGATTTAAATCAGCCAATGCATACCGCGCGCAAAGAAGACCTGGGTGGAAATAAAGTATATGTAACCTGGTTCGGAGAAAAATCTAATCTGCATAAAGTTTGGGACGAAGGTCTGATTGATTACCAGCAATTAAGTTATACGGAATACACGACTGCCATTAATCATCCTTCTGAAGGTCAACTAACAGAATGGAAAAGCAGTTCGTTAAAAGATTACGTTTATGGTTCTTACGAAGCATGTAATAAAATATATGCGAGTACAAAGCCGGAAGATAAACTTAGCTATAGGTACAATTTTGACTTTCTGGAGCTTTTAAACACCCAGTTGTTAAAAGGTGGAGTATGTCTTGCAAATATCATTAACGACATCTATAAATAG